Genomic window (Planococcus sp. MSAK28401):
CCAGTGGAGCCCTTTTTGCTGTAACAAGCAAGAGAGGAGAACACAGTGAAACATACCGCGCCAATACATACGCCATTTTATTATGGGTGGGTCATCGTCGCGATTTCGGCGTTGTCGTATTTCTTTTCGGGACCCGGCCAGACCTTTTCCAATGCCATTTTTATCGATTACTACATAGAGGAGTTCGGATGGAGCCGCTCGACGGTGTCAGGAATCTATTCTGCGGCCACTTTGCTCGCTGGTTTCCTGATCTTTATGGTCGGCAGGCTGTTCGATAGCCAGGGAGCGCGCAAGATGGCGGTCATCATCTCGAGCTTGCTGGGGCTCGCCTGTTTGTTTAATGGATTGATCGCCAACACTTTCATGCTGTTCGTCGGCTTCTTTTTGATTCGCCTACTCGGGCAAGGCTCGATGTCACTCACGCCGAAGTCGCTCGTGCCCCAATGGTTTATTGCCAAAAGAGGGCGCGCGCTCAGCCTCGCAGCACTCGGGGCGATGGTCGGCTCTGCCGTCTTTCCATTGCTCAACGTATGGCTGATCGAAACCTTCGATTGGCGCATTGCGTGGATGCTGCTCGGCGCGTCTGTGCTGGTCATTTTCACGCCGCTCGCCTTTTTGCTGATTCGCAACAAGCCGGAAGATATCGGCTTGCGTCCTGATGGGGAAGTGATTCCTGAAGGGGAGACCGCAGAGAAGAGTTTGTCGGCAGATATTAGCTGGACCGTGAAAGAAGCGCAGAAAACCCGCGCCTTTTGGCTGCTGCTGTTTTGTGTCGCCACGCCAGCCTTGGTGAACACGGGAATCACGTTCCATTTAGTATCGATTTTTTCACAGCAATCGCTGACGCCTGAAGCCGCGGCGACGGTACTCAGCTTGATGGCGGTCGTCGGATTTCCGGTAACGTTTTTAGCCGGCTATTTGCTGGATAAAATCGAAGTGCGCTGGATGCTGGTGGCTTTGTTTGCTGGGGAGATTGTTTTCATTTTGCTGCTCCAGCAAGCGACCGTTCTGTCATTAGCGATCCTGTTTGGCGTCGTATGGGGAGTCGTGTCAGGAATTGAGCGGGTCACGTTGAGCATTGTCTGGCCCAATTATTACGGCCGCCAGTATATCGGCAGCATCAGCGGCATCGCCATGGCGATCATGGTCATCGGCTCTGCCTTAGGGCCCTTGCCGTTCGGCTTGTTCTACGATTTCCTTGGCGGCTACGATGAAGCATTAAGCTTCCTGCTCATCATCCCGGCCTTAGCGATCGTCGCTTCCATCCTGGCAAAACCGCCCGTGAAAGAAGAATTGAAAACCGGAAAATAGAAAGCATTTATATTCACCTTGGCAGAGCGTTGAATAAATAATTTTTCTACGCTAGTGAAGCGGAAGACGAAGACCCTGCAGGAGCGCAGCGACGAAGCGGCTGAGGCCGTGCCCGCGGAAAGCGTCCGGCTGGAGCGAAACGCAAAAAAAGCTGCTGAGGTTTCTCGACAGCCTATAAAAAAGAGCGCCTCGGCGCTCTTTTTTTAATTCTCCAAATAACGATACAAAGTGGATTTGCTGATGCCGGTCTGTTCTTTGATCTCGGCCAAGCTATAGGATTTGCTTTTATACATCTCAATCGCTTTTTTAACATTGGCATCCGGCTTGCGCGGGCGCCCCGCGTGCATGCCTTTTTGCTTGGCTTCCGATAGGCCCGCTTTGGTTTTTGCGCTGATGGCATCGCTCTGGAATTCGGCGATCGATTTTGCGATTTCCAAAAATGAAAACGACGTGCCTTTTGCGGTATCGATATTTTCTTTAACGGCATGAAGGAACGCGCTTTTTTCTTCGAGCGCTTCAACCAGGTCCACCAATTGGCGGGTTGAATCCGCCAGGACATGGAGTTTCATCACGATGATGCGGTCTCCCAGGGCTACAGCGTCCAACATGCGATCCAGCTCGGTCCGCTGTTTCGGGGAACTATGGGATTCTATATGGATCACATCGCAGCCGAATTCTTTAAACAGGGCACGCTGCTTTTGACAATCTAAATCTTCTTCAATGGCTCTTGCGTAACCGATTCGCACGTAAAAAACTCCTCGCTGTACAAAGTGAATATATTATAACATATTAATTTTTTTGTAAAAATGGGCCCAAAAAGGTTCCATTAATGGAGCGTCGGTGCTAAACTATTTTCATTGTGAAAAAATAAGGTTTCCAGTATATGAAGAAACTTTTAAATAAAGAATAGAGGAGCACGAACACGTGAAACAAAGTCTTAAAACCCAATGGTTCGGGAATATCCGCGGTGATATATTGTCAGGGATTCTCGTCGCCATTGCGCTCATCCCAGAAGCCATTGCCTTCTCCATCATTGCAGGGGTCGATCCGATGGTCGGCTTGTATGCTTCCTTCAGTATAGCGGTCATCATCGCTTTCGTCGGCGGCCGTCCCGGCATGATTTCGGCCGCGACCGGCGCGATGGCGCTATTGATGGTGCCGCTTGTCCGTGACCACGGGCTGGAATACTTACTTGCTGCCACGATTTTGACAGGCGTTATCCAGCTCCTGTTCGGCGTCTTCAAAGTCGCGAAAGTGATGAAATTCATCCCGCGCGCCGTCATGATTGGCTTCGTCAACGCGCTAGCCATCTTGATCTTCATGGCACAAGTGCCGCATTTCATCGGCATCAACACGATGACTTATGTATTTGTGGCAATTACACTGGCCATCATCTATATCGTCCCCCGCTTTTTCAAAGCCATTCCGGCCCCGCTCATTGCGCTGGTCGTTTTGACGGTCGTGGCCATCTATTCTGGATTTGAACTGCGCACTGTGGGTGACCTGGGTACAATCAGCCAGACGCTTCCAAGCTTCCTATTGCCGGATGTTCCGTTCAATTTGGAAACTTTGTCGATCATTTTCCCATATTCGCTTGCGTTAGCGATTGTCGGCTTGCTTGAATCGCTGCTGACAGCCAATATCGTCGATGATATGACCGATACAACAAGCGACAAGAACAAAGAAGCCAGAGGGCAAGGAATCGCCAACTTCGTCACGGGTTTCTTCGGCGGAATGGCTGGCTGTGCGATGATCGGGCAATCGGTCATCAATGTCAAATCGGGCGGCCGTGGCCGCTTGTCGGCGCTTGTTGCTGGTACGTTCCTAATGTTTTTGATCATCGTTCTCGGCAATGTCGTTGTGCAGATCCCGATGCCGGTGCTTGTCGGCATCATGATCATGGTATCAATCGGGACATTCGATTGGGCTTCGTTCACTTACTTGAAAAAAGCACCGAAGACCGATTCGATTGTTATGGTTGCGACGGTCGCCATCGTCGTCTATACGCACGATTTATCGATCGGTGTATTGGCAGGCGTCTTACTGAGTGCCATTTTCTTCGTCTCGAAGATTTCCAAGATCAAAGTGGAAAAACGTTTGCTCGATGCAACACAATACCGCGTTGAAGGCCAATTGTTCTTCGCTTCGGTTGAGGATTTCCTGGAGAAATTCGATTTCGATATCGAACGCGAGAAAGTAGTCATCGATTTCACGGATGCCCATATTTGGGACGATTCCGGCGTCGGCGCCGTCGACAGAGTCGTGCTGAAGTTCCGCGAAAACGCCAACGAAGTGGAAGTAACGGGCTTAGATGCCGGAAGCCAGAAACTGGTCGATCAATTGGCA
Coding sequences:
- a CDS encoding MFS transporter, whose amino-acid sequence is MKHTAPIHTPFYYGWVIVAISALSYFFSGPGQTFSNAIFIDYYIEEFGWSRSTVSGIYSAATLLAGFLIFMVGRLFDSQGARKMAVIISSLLGLACLFNGLIANTFMLFVGFFLIRLLGQGSMSLTPKSLVPQWFIAKRGRALSLAALGAMVGSAVFPLLNVWLIETFDWRIAWMLLGASVLVIFTPLAFLLIRNKPEDIGLRPDGEVIPEGETAEKSLSADISWTVKEAQKTRAFWLLLFCVATPALVNTGITFHLVSIFSQQSLTPEAAATVLSLMAVVGFPVTFLAGYLLDKIEVRWMLVALFAGEIVFILLLQQATVLSLAILFGVVWGVVSGIERVTLSIVWPNYYGRQYIGSISGIAMAIMVIGSALGPLPFGLFYDFLGGYDEALSFLLIIPALAIVASILAKPPVKEELKTGK
- a CDS encoding recombinase family protein, translating into MRIGYARAIEEDLDCQKQRALFKEFGCDVIHIESHSSPKQRTELDRMLDAVALGDRIIVMKLHVLADSTRQLVDLVEALEEKSAFLHAVKENIDTAKGTSFSFLEIAKSIAEFQSDAISAKTKAGLSEAKQKGMHAGRPRKPDANVKKAIEMYKSKSYSLAEIKEQTGISKSTLYRYLEN
- a CDS encoding SulP family inorganic anion transporter, producing the protein MKQSLKTQWFGNIRGDILSGILVAIALIPEAIAFSIIAGVDPMVGLYASFSIAVIIAFVGGRPGMISAATGAMALLMVPLVRDHGLEYLLAATILTGVIQLLFGVFKVAKVMKFIPRAVMIGFVNALAILIFMAQVPHFIGINTMTYVFVAITLAIIYIVPRFFKAIPAPLIALVVLTVVAIYSGFELRTVGDLGTISQTLPSFLLPDVPFNLETLSIIFPYSLALAIVGLLESLLTANIVDDMTDTTSDKNKEARGQGIANFVTGFFGGMAGCAMIGQSVINVKSGGRGRLSALVAGTFLMFLIIVLGNVVVQIPMPVLVGIMIMVSIGTFDWASFTYLKKAPKTDSIVMVATVAIVVYTHDLSIGVLAGVLLSAIFFVSKISKIKVEKRLLDATQYRVEGQLFFASVEDFLEKFDFDIEREKVVIDFTDAHIWDDSGVGAVDRVVLKFRENANEVEVTGLDAGSQKLVDQLAIFKSSNAKLPTH